A stretch of Campylobacter showae DNA encodes these proteins:
- a CDS encoding restriction endonuclease subunit S codes for MINLNKIAEIKTGLVLSRKKAEAHSPSEHSYKIVSLKSFAEDTYYDDAFADEFISSEQINEDYKVSRGDILLRLREPNFAVYIDKDYSDLVYTSLMVRIRVSSDKFDPHFVAHYLNSSAVKKALAPDVSGTTIAMISVASINNIKIPTLNLQTQNKIVKYLNLVRQESEILQILMAAKQKYNKSIFENLIKKEEN; via the coding sequence ATGATAAATTTAAACAAAATAGCCGAAATAAAAACTGGCTTAGTGTTAAGTAGAAAAAAGGCCGAGGCACATAGTCCGTCCGAGCACTCGTATAAAATCGTATCGCTAAAGTCGTTTGCAGAAGATACATATTACGACGACGCTTTTGCTGATGAATTTATATCGAGCGAGCAAATAAACGAAGATTATAAAGTGAGCCGAGGCGATATCTTGCTACGGCTTAGGGAGCCAAATTTTGCCGTTTACATAGACAAGGATTATAGTGACCTTGTCTATACGTCTTTGATGGTTCGCATAAGGGTTAGCAGCGATAAATTTGATCCGCATTTTGTGGCGCATTATCTAAATAGCAGCGCCGTTAAAAAAGCTCTTGCACCCGATGTTTCAGGCACTACTATAGCGATGATAAGCGTCGCAAGCATAAACAACATAAAAATACCGACGCTAAATTTGCAAACTCAAAACAAGATAGTAAAATACCTAAATTTAGTCCGCCAAGAGAGCGAAATTTTACAAATTTTGATGGCAGCAAAGCAAAAATACAACAAAAGCATATTTGAAAATTTGATAAAAAAAGAGGAGAACTAA